The stretch of DNA ATGGGACCGACAGTTCCTTGGTTTCAAATGTCTCAGCGCACTGCTCAATTTCGTTTGTGGGATCAATTGAAGCGGGTAATAGAAATTGAATTTGGTCCGTCTCTCTATGAATCGCCACGGGAACTTCTCTTCAAGCTACAACAATCTGGGTCAGTGGGTGACTATTATTCCGATTTTGTGGCGTTGGCGAATCGTTCACGTATTGAACCACCTGAGGCCCTTCGCGATTGCTTCATCAGTGGTCTCAAGCCCGATATTCGCCGCGAGGTGAAGGCCCAGTGCCCCCCGTCGCTCATGCGCGCTGTCGCCCTCGCCAGACTTTACGAGGATAAATTCTCTCCATCTCCACGTACTACCTTGGGCCCTTCAATTAGTCGTCCAGGAATTCCTACTATGGCAGCACCGCAACCACGCGTAAATAATCGTGGTCCTCTTCCGCCCTTTCTTCCAACACCAAATCAGCGTAACGCTCCTACTCCAACCAAAACACCAATCCGAAAACTATCACCAGCGGAGATTCAAATTAGACGTGACAAAGGCTTGTGCTACTGGTGTGATGAGAAGTTTTCAGCTAGCCACAGGTGTACAAATCGCCAGTTCATgttgctgcaacttggttccgATGATTTGGAGGACATTGATCCATCAACGGGAGATACGCCGCTCGACCTGGAGATTTTACCACAATTAGAGCAGCAAGTCTTGGGCCACCATTTATCATGTAATGCCATGCTAGGTACCACTGGTCCGGCCATGATCCGTATTAGACCCTCAATTAATGGGTTAGAAGTTTCGGCACTGATCGATGGGGGGAGCTCTGATAGCTTTATACAGCCCCGAATCGCTAAGTTCTTGAATCTGCCCATTGAGCCTGCTCCAGGGGTCAAGGTCATGGTGGGTGATTTTGATGTGTTACCGGTGGAGGGATACCTTCCGGCCTTAAATGTTAATTTGTCAGGTTGCTATGTGACAATTCCGGATGTCTTTGTGCTACATGTTGCAGGGGGCGACTTGGTTATTGGTACAACCTGGTTAAAGACTCTAAAAGCTCACATAGTGGATTATGACTCTTCCTTTCTCAGATTTTTGCACCAGGGTAAGTTTGTGACTGTGAATGGTGAAAAATCAGGGACCCCTGCTCAAGCTCAATTTAACCATATAAAGCGGTTGGTTAGTACTGACGCCATTGCAGCGGCTTTCACTCTTGAGGTGCAACCAGCGACGGAGGCTGCTATGCCCAAGATTCAATTCCCTGTGACTATGAAACCTGAATTGGGGCGGCTTCTTCATACCTATGAGGGGGTTTTTGCTGCACCATCAGGATTACCTCCACAGCGCACTCATGATCATAGCATTCCGTTGGTTCAGGGTGCCGCACCAGTGAAGTCCAGACCTTATAGATACCCTCATAGTCAGAAGGCTCAGATTGAATTAATGGTTCAGGAGATGCTACACGAAGGAATTATCCAGCCTAGCAAGAGCCCATTTTCATCACCAATTTTATTGGTTAAGAAAAAGGATGGCACATGGAGGTTTTGTACTGATTATAGGGCTCTCAATAATATCACCATCAAGGATAGCTTCCCAATTCCCACAGTTGATGAACTCTTAGATGAGCTTTTTGGTGCGACAGTGTTCTCAAAACTAGATTTACGCTCGGGTTACCACCAGATATTGGTTAGGCCGGAGGATCGTTTCAAGACTGCTTTCCGGACGCATCAAGGGTTGTATGAATGGTTGGTGATGCCGTTCGGCTTAACCAATGCCCCAGCAACATTTCAATGTTTGATGAATGATGTGTTTCGTCCATTCTTAAGGCGGTTCGTGCTGGTATTTTTTGATGACATTCTCATCTATAGCCCGACGTGGGACCAGCATTTACACCACCTCGAATTAGTTTTGAAGCTATTACAGCAGGAACAGCTTTATGCCAAGCTTTCAAAGTGCTCCTTCGGCTTGGCAGAGATAGATTATCTGGGCCATACTATATCTGGTAATGGGGTTCATATGGAAGATGCAAAGGTGCAAGCAGTTATGGAGTGGAAACAACCTCAAAACCTCAAGCAGCTGCGAGGTTTTTTAGGCTTGTCAGGTTATTATCGACGCTTCATCAAAGGGTATGCCTCTATTGCTGCCCCGCTGACCGATCTGCTCAAGAAGGATGCATTCGTCTGGAAAGATGAGGCTGAATCTGCCTTTCTTCAACTCAAGATGGCCATTTCTTCACGTCCTGTTTTGGCTCTTCCTAATTTTGAGTTGCCCTTTGAGTTAGAGACAGATGCTTCAGGGTTGGGCATTGGGGCTGTATTGGCTCAAGAGAAGCACCCTATTGCttacttttcaaaaaaattatctccCTCTATGCAGCAGCAGTCAGCTTACACCCGTGAATTCTACACGATTACGGAGGCAGTTGCCAAGTTCCGTCATTATTTGCTGGGTAAGAGGTTCATCATACGCACTGACCACCAGAGCTTAAAGACCCTCTTGGAGCAGAATCTGCACACCCCAGAACAGCATAAGTGGCTGCATAAGCTTTTGGGGTACGACTTTGAGATACAATATAAGCCGGGTAAGGAAAATCTTGCGGCTGATGCATTATCTGGTTCCTTCTTTGCGGCTTGGTCCACTCCAAAATCTGAATGGCTACATATTCTAAAGGAAGAGATTGATAAGGATACATTCCTTCAAGATATTATCATTTAGTGCCGTCACAACATGGTAGCTGATAAGAATTATTCATATCGCAATGGCATCTTGCTCTGGCGGGACAGAGTAGTGGTACCCAAAAACAGCAAACTCATTGACCTCATCATGAAGGAATACCACGATAGCGCTGTAGGCGGTCATGCGGGTATTGCCAAGACCGTGGAGCGCATTTGCTCTACTTTTTACTGGCCAAATATGCAACGACAAATAAGGGACTATGTGCTCTCTTGTGGCACTTGTCAAAAGGCGAAGATAGAATCCAAGTTACCCGCTGGGCTGCTGCAACCTCTTCCAATTCCCTCTCGAGTTTGGGAGGACATATGCATGGATTTCATTGTGGCCTTGCCACCGGTTAATGGTTTTTCGGTGATCTTAGTTGTTATTGATCGCCTCACCAAATTTGCTCATTTCATTCCACTCAAGCCTGACTTTAGTAGTAAGAGTGTTGCTGAGGCTTTTGTTAAGCATGTTGTGAAGCTTCATGGATTTCCTAAATCAATTGTATCGGATAGGGATAAGGTTTTTGTAAGCAAATTCTGGCAGCAGCTTTTTGAGATGCAGGGCACTACATTGGCTATGAGTTCTGCCTACCACCCTCAAACGGATGGTCAGAGTGAGGTACTGAATAAGACTCTGGAAATGTATCTCCGTTGCTTCTGCTTTGATGCTCCTAGGAAGTGGCTCGAGATGCTTCCATGGGCGCAACTTTGGTATAACACTTCTTGGCACCAGAGTATTAAGATGTCTCCTTTTAGGGCCTTATATGGTAGGGATCCGCCGTCCTTGGTGAAGTATGAATTCTGCCCAGATGATGAACCGTCTCTTCAAGACATGTTGCTAGCACGGGATCAGATATTAGAGCAGCTAAAGCGTAACATGGCTCGCTCCCAACAATTCATGAAACACTTTGCAGACAAGCAGCGACGTTTGGTTGAATTTGACGAGGGTGATTTCGTGTTGGTAAAGCTTCAACCTTATAGACAACATTCAGTTGCTTTGAGGAAGCATCAAAAATTGGTGATGCGTTATTTCGGGCCATTTAAGATCTGTCGTAAGCTTAGTGTCGTGGCTTATAAATTGGCACTGCCTCCTGAAGCCAAGATTCATAATGTGTTTCACATATCAGCTTTAAAGAAGTTTAGAGGTGAGAAGGTTGACCATTATCTCCCCCTTCCTCTATGCACAACAGAGTTGGGACCTTTATTGGAACCGCAAGAAATTCTGGGTACAAGAACAGTCATCAAAGATGGTAAAAAGATTCTCCAACTGCAGGTCAAATGGGGTCAGGGGCCGAGTGCGGACACATCGTGGGAGAGTGCTGATGATCTGCGCCATACTTATCCTGATTTCAACCTTGAGGACaaggttgttgttgatgagcGGGGTAATGTAACGAATAGGAAGAAGGCAGAGCACGTGGAGGTTAACCAGGCTACATATGCAGAAAATAGTAATAACAATCATACCTTAGAGCCACATATGTGGGAGGAGGAATCAGTTATAAGCCAGGGACAGATGGCAAGCATAGGGGTAAATCAAGGCCCAAGAAGAAGTGCAAGAATGAGAACTACTAATAGGCGGTTAGAGGAATACGTTCGTTAGCGTGATGTGGTAATTCTCACTCCTTTCTGTTATTTTCTCTAGCCTTTCtattctctctccttctctccccTTCCTTCTATCATGGAAAACCCTCTCTGATCTCACCTTTCCAAAATTCTGCACAGGTCTTTGGATGAGGAGCGTGGATTGTCTCTAATGCGTTCCttctcaatttttcttttcttctttattatACTGGTTCTGTTCTTACTATACTGTTACATAGAGGCTTGAGTCCTCCATAGTGTGTATACCTGCTACTGCTATTCCCttcaataaaattcatattaCACCCTTCCATNNNNNNNNNNNNNNNNNNNNNNNNNNNNNNNNNNNNNNNNNNNNNNNNNNNNNNNNNNNNNNNNNNNNNNNNAAataaacttttattattttaatatataatttataatttatatatactattttacgtcaaattaatttagtttaatccAATTTATGTCAAATCACTTTCGTCAAATTAAAATagattcaataattttttggaTCAAATTCAAATCTAATTAAATCGGATCCGATATGTCTCCAAACACCCCTATTTTGTGGAAGAAAAATATACATAGGAAACTATCATAGTGCAAAATTGTAGAAAAATCAAAAATCATCGATTCTTGGCCCACCACGTgctatatttaattaatttgtgtatggcaacttttttttttcatgtaggACACGTTATTTacaattattgttgttgtttaacAGTCAATAATTTACTTGATCTGTCTATTCTATAATATCTACAGTAATGACTACTATGTTGGAAAATATTAGTGCATTCTAGAtgaagtgtatatatatatagaggaaTAGAGGGCTGCTATGTAAGCAAAATAGtatattttagataaaataaaaagtatatcgtttttaaaaaatgtattgcttctaagaaaataaataaaataataaattatgaattttaattttttattattttataaaaatatatacaactctcaactttttttgaaaaatatgttcAACCTtgttaatagttttttttttttttgaatttcagTTATTCATATGAaatataaccaaaataaaatattaacattTATTTGTCTAGTAATCATTATTCATTAACTTTTTTACACTTGCAACTTTAATAACGAGCTTTTTACAGCTTTCTTTTTATAGTTGTACTATTTTGTTAGGATATTTGTTAATCAAACTTAAATTATCtattgttaaaatattttgatgttTAGGATTTAAAACTTTTGATGGATAGATTTATAAATATCCAATAATGGTACCGTTTACCTCTTTTTGTAAGGGTTAAGCATGTCATAGTTAGTAAGAAAGGTTAAAATtcaatacttttatattttataatataaaattaaatattaatattttttataaataataaattaaattaattctttttcaacGATTAAAGTGTATCCATGCAACTTCAAGGTATCGAATTCAAGGCGTAAAAATAATCATTAATGTGATTATCAATTTAGGCggtgtatattatatttttgataaagtattaaattggtttTTTATCGTTGAGTCTAATCTTGTTTtggtctttaaaatttaaaatatttttttaatctaaaaaagttttatttacttttaatatagTTATTCcgtaaaattaatattaaataattaacgtcACCGTTTTACCAAATCTTAATGTCCTTTTCAAGAAATCAAGAGGTACTTTGCCGATGGCTATGAAGACAAGGCCATCATCGCTTTTTATTGCGGGAAACTTCTCTCGACAACTGAAGAATttggttatataaatttttcatatttaaaaattgaatttcgttaattatttaatattaacatAGTAGGACTAcatcaaaactaaataaaattttttaaattcataatagTATACTTTAAATCTTAGAGACTAACACAGAATTATTAGACTTAAATATAGGAGAccaattttgatattttaccCTATATTCTTTGGATGTATCCCTTCTCCCAACCCTGTTTTATTTCGAGAGATTTGcgtttttttcaaaagaaagtgTATAGACATAATAAATCAAAGTATATTAAGGGAAGTTAGATATCATCTAATTTCAAAAGATATTTGCATAAtttatttcttctatttttttttttttNNNNNNNNNNNNNNNNNNNNNNNNNNNNNNNNNNNNNNNNNNTCCCTGTATATACACCTAACACCCTGTATATACACCAAATCAATTAAACCAAAGTTCAGATAGTACACACGCACAGGCTTTCTCAAAAGTTGCATTGCATGTGATTGAAAATTTGAATCACAGATGAAATAAAATAGTTGTATTTATTATGACCCATAGGTGTATAATATACAAACATGCATGTTTCTCTCTATAAATAGGGCCTTCTCTGCCAGGTAAAAATATGAAGCAAACCAGACATAGAACTACGAGTCTTTTGTTGTGAACACTTTAAAAATGAGGTCCTTTCATGTAAGGTTGTTCTGTTTTGTGGTTATGACTATGCTCATGCTTGGAGCACTTCCATTTTCCTCAGATGCACAGTTAGATCCATCATTTTACAAAAACACTTGTGCCAATGTTCATTCCATTGTTAGAGAAGTTATAAGAAACGTTTCAAAATCTGACCCAAGAATGCTTGGTAgtctcatttattattattattattattattattattattatatcataaaatatatttttttatagaaaatcaTGTGTACATTAAAATCTAGTTCTTGTCGGATGGCATTTGCTCCCATTTTGTCCTCTCTTTGAAGTTCTTCTCCACCTTGTATTCAACATCAATAATAATATGGACTTCTCCATACTTTTCCTTATTCTAcagatttctttctttatttttctctataattatgacccaaaactaATACTAATATTTTAGTTTGACTTCTAATGTTACTTATGCTATGTGCGTATGTTCTTCGGTGAGACTATATAGATTATAGACTAGGCATTTATAAacacttatttatttgttatatttaCACTAACAGTcaattatgtaaaaatattcaataattattGTTGCTTGTGGCAGGGTTGTGATGCATCAATTTTGCTGAATAGCACAAGTACCATAGTGAGTGAACAAGGTGCAGGACCAAACAACAACTCAATAAGAGGCTTAGATGTTGTGAATAACATCAAAACAGCGGTTGAAAATGCTTGTCCTGGTGTTGTTTCTTGTGCCGATATTCTTGCACTTGCTGCAGAAATTTCATCTGTTTTGGTAGGATCTTGATCCATGCATTTCTTGGTTGAATTTCACTGGTATCTAGTTTATTAAAAGGTTTAGTTTTGTAGGTATTATTTTTACAATCTAATTATATCATGCATGGAAAGTGTTAAACCGGTTTTATGTTGTGAGCTAATAGAAAATTGCCAAGTAATTATTATGAAGTTGTGTATATGtctagtttaaattttaaaaattacccaaaatagataaattatCAACTATCTTTTATGTTGGTACTAGTTACTAGGTAGCactttattcttttaataatattgtTTTTAAACTGCCCCAAATGGATTAGTACAACCACTACTTTTTTAACGGCAAAATTATGCATACCATTCCAACTTCACTTTCACTTTGTTTCATTAGCCATTAGGGATTTGGTACGGACTCCTTATATACAACtttgaaaagaaacaaaataggattctttttggaaaaaaaaatagttatgctacgtgtataccaaaatcagccaccaaagttagtcaccagtataaaatacatgttaaaatacaaatacatattgaaaataaattaaaccacacatatatttatacacaaatacattggtaactaattttagtggctgattttggtgtacaaataatatttctcaaaaaaaaagtttttcatCTTCCATGATAACAAACTATTAGAACAAAGTACTCTCTAatctcaaatttaaattaaattctaaactaaaatttaaaatatttttttattttatttttatcatataataaaaataatctttttaaaaaaataatttatcaatattataataataaaatataagatgTTTAAGccaaaaatacaatatttttaacacaaaaatgaaattaaaacttaaCTCAAAATGTGAGATACTAAAAAAGGATTTTATCTAAATCCGTTAATATACATTTGGCTTTTGGTCATTTGATGCTATATCCTTTAGAATTTAGATTTCTTTATTGGGAATAATGTTGATATACTGATCTAGTAACTAAAACAGAGGAAATAAAAATGAGCTTGAAGAAATAAATCATTAGAAGGCACTAACTACAACTTACATATATAATACACCAACTAAgttttaatttcatatatttttaattttgcagATCTGTTTTAATTTTCTGAAAACCTTACTTTCTTGTAAACTTGTACAACTATATATATTTACAGGCTCATGGTCCTGATTGGAAAGTTCCATTGGGAAGAAGAGATAGTTTAACAGCAAACTTTACCCTTGCTAATCAAAAACTTCCGGCTCCAAACTTCAACCTTAGTCAACTTATCTCTACTTTTGCCAATCAATCTCTCAACATAACTGATCTAGTTGCACTTTCAGgtatatgatttattttttttaaataattatatagttGCTTCATctgttttaaattatatatgataATAGATTTTTTCTGTTAtcttaaactttaaaaaaaaaatgatttgatGATATAATATCagagtttttatgataaaaaatttagaatttgatcTTTGTTATCCCAcgaaaaaagaataatataagataaatataaGAGAACAGAAAGtctatagaaaaaaaaaattttacgcAAGTCCGAAAAAAGTTTTTGCGGAGAGCATGGAATGTGTTAGAGATATGATCATTTATGTTATTAGATGTTAGTCAATAAAAAACGAAGATTGTGTTTATAAATGTTTAAAACATTGTATATGTATGAAAATTTGCAGGTGCTCACACAATTGGGAGAGCTCAATGTAGATTTTTCAGCAGTCGATTATATAATTTTAGCAACACTGGAAATCCTGATCCAACTTTGAACACAACCTATCTACAAACACTTAGATCAATTTGCCCCAATGGTGGAGCAGGGAATACTCTCACCAATTTGGACTTAACAACCCCAGACACATTTGACAACAAATACTTCTCCAATCTTCAATCTCTAAATGGATTGCTTCAGAGTGATCAAGAACTTTTCTCTACAGTTGGTGCATCTACACTTAGCATTGTGAACAGTTTCAGCAGTAACCAAACTCTTTTCTTTGAAGCATTTAAGGCATCAATGATTAAGATGGGTAATATTGGAGTTCTAACTGGCTCTCAAGGTGAAATCAGAAAGCAATGTAACTTTGTTAATGGAAATTCTGGATTGGCTACTTTTGCTACTAGAGTAGAATCATCAGAAGAACAGGGTGTTAGCTCAGCCTAAAAAGATTATGTATTTATTGTGGGTTGGAAATTTTAAAGTAGTTATCTTCTATATTCACATACATAAATAAGTCATGTTGTTTGTGGATTGGGATTGATTTTGTACTTGATAGATGTATGGATATCCATTTGTGTTTTGTATCATTTAATTTCCAATAATGTTATATGAGATTCGAGTGTTTTTTATGTTGTTGGATTTTTACGTATACCCTTCTAGGCTTCTATATACAGGAAGTACTTATTTGAGTAtcattaaattgataaaaaaaatttaataaaaaattttttttagtgtgtttagcaaatttttaatagtaaaaataaaaatattaaaaaaataaaaaaatttgagaaattataatttaaattaaaaaaaaattttaaaaatattttttacataataaataaaaaaatatttttatcttattttattcaaatataattaataaataaaaatatctttgtacataaaatatttaaacataaaatttttactttttgtaaAAGAGAAGTCATTTGTtagaaaaaacaaattttgaggAATCATTTGTCATTttagaaataacaaaaaataaccaaaatagcagttaatttttttttttttggtcaagaaAATAGAAGTTAATTGACTTAGTTATTTTTCATTGACATTTGACAAGGCCTTTCATAATTTTACTCCACAAAATTCCTTTTTGGGTTGAACAAAGCCCAACTAGGGTTCaccaaaatattatttgttttagGTAATGCTTCAAAAATGTATGAATATATGATTCTAAGAAAAGGGCCGAAGCCAGAAAAGACCATGGATGAAGGCTATAGAGTTTTTGATTGAAAACccaaccaaaataaaaatctcAAAGCCTTATAATCAGAGTAAAGAACTAAAGATCAAACCTTgacatgaaccccaaaaaaaaaaaaaaacaaaacaaaaccttCGACGTATTGTGATTGAGTTTATTACGGAATATTATggaatatttttctattttaagatATAAACCAAGATCactaattaagaaattaaaatactcaCCATTATATGCcaattttaatgttttattacTATTACGATCTTTGAATATACGCGAAAGAAAGTAAATTAATATACATTAATATTAAATTGTCTATTAATCgataaaaatatctataaaatagTGATTGCTCACTCTATTCAGTGGATACATGTATTAGATCAAGAAAAGGGTAAATTATTAAGATagtcttaaaaaatttatactactcctaaaattaatcacaaaatacataaataaattatttacatatatgatctgaatttttttaaaatatttggataTAAAAATTAGAGCAAATTTAGATatctatactttatttttatttttttttaaattatcattcacaaaaatatcaccaaacttaaaattattaaattataaaaataaaaaaaattatctaataatagTTACAAAAAATATCGCATCAAAATATAATccctaatttttttaagaatatatcttcttgattatttttatcacttttaaaatttttataaacttatttatcaatcatatgttttaaaattatttttgttagttatatactttttttattaacattttGTTAGTTCACCataataggaaaaaaaaaaattagtgaaggGCAAAACATGTAAAAAGTAGTGAAGTCTTCACGGCCGCTGTATGAAAGAAAGAACCGCTAAAACCACacttcatttttgttttccttcttAAACCCTAAAAAGCAGctaccttctctctctctctctctctctcttggaacgcattcattcattcattcatttcatcaaacactatGCCTGCAAACAAGAAGAACCGTAACAAACACAAAGCTGCTTCTCACGACCCTTTCTTCGCCAACGATTCACGTAAGCGCCGCAAGCCCAACCGCGATGATGCCGATGTCAATGCCGCCGATGAGATTGACAGCGACTTCGACGACGATGACTTCTTCGCTGGGGAACACGGGGAAGACCTATCCGAGCAGCAgcaggaggaagaagaagaaaccggAGCTGAAGCTCGGAAGAGAATTGCCCAGGACTTCTTGAGAAAATATCGCGATGCagcaaagaagaaggaagatgaagatgagAGTAAAGGTGCTGATGAAGACGAAGAAGGGTTCAGAGATTCTCTCGTTGCTGAGAAACTCATCAAGGACCAGCAAGAGGAGAGTGGCAGAGTCAGAAGAGCCATTGCCTCAAGGTTAGAAATTACGATCCTAATGTTTCACTTTCAAGCTTTTGTTGTAGTTTACTAGTTTTAGATTAGGTTAAATGTATTATGTGTTTGCAATCTTCATGAAATTGTAACATAGGGGAATTTTGTTTTTAGGGTGCAAGTGCCGGAGACTAGTGGTACTGACGCTGGGTTTAGGGTGCTGGTGAAGCACCGGCATTCTGTGACTGCGGTGGCCCTGTCTGAGGACGATACGAAAGGATTTTCAGCTTCAAAGGATGGGAGTATTATGCAGTGGGATGTGAGTACTGGGAAATTTGAGAAGTATAGGTGGCCGAGTGATCCGGTGCTGAAGAGTCATGGATTGAAGGATCCGCAGAGTAAAGCTAAGAAGCAGAGTAAACATGTGTTGGCATTGGCCGCAAGTTCGGATGGTCGGTATTTAGCAACTGGGGGTCTTGACAGGCATGTTCATATATGGGATACTCGTACCAGAGAGCATGTTCAGGTAGCTATTCATTCTTCAATAATCTGCAATTTGTGATAACTATATTGATTTGAAATTTAGCAAGGTCACAgtgttcattttctttttttgcaaTTTGTTTGTTATCTGCACTATTAAGTTATCAAATGATGGAAAACCAAGGGAAATGTAGACCATGTTTCTCCTATGGTGGCATAGTAATTTAGTCGAAGCACAGGCTTCTTCTATGACTGAAGTTATAGGATCTTGGACATTTTTGTTGGGACTTGCAAAGAATGGTTCTTACTCTCGTCTATTGTTTTTACAGGCATTTCCTGGTCACCGAGGCCCTGTTTCTTGTTTGGCTTTTAGACAAGGAACTTCAGAGCTTTTCTCTGGTTCATTTGACCGAACGATTAAGATATGGAATGTCGAAGACAGAACTTACATGAATACTCTATTTGGCCACCAGAGTGAAGTGATAAGCATTGATTGC from Arachis duranensis cultivar V14167 chromosome 4, aradu.V14167.gnm2.J7QH, whole genome shotgun sequence encodes:
- the LOC107483147 gene encoding peroxidase A2; translation: MRSFHVRLFCFVVMTMLMLGALPFSSDAQLDPSFYKNTCANVHSIVREVIRNVSKSDPRMLGSLIYYYYYCCLWQGCDASILLNSTSTIVSEQGAGPNNNSIRGLDVVNNIKTAVENACPGVVSCADILALAAEISSVLAHGPDWKVPLGRRDSLTANFTLANQKLPAPNFNLSQLISTFANQSLNITDLVALSGAHTIGRAQCRFFSSRLYNFSNTGNPDPTLNTTYLQTLRSICPNGGAGNTLTNLDLTTPDTFDNKYFSNLQSLNGLLQSDQELFSTVGASTLSIVNSFSSNQTLFFEAFKASMIKMGNIGVLTGSQGEIRKQCNFVNGNSGLATFATRVESSEEQGVSSA
- the LOC107483146 gene encoding U3 snoRNP-associated protein-like EMB2271, translating into MPANKKNRNKHKAASHDPFFANDSRKRRKPNRDDADVNAADEIDSDFDDDDFFAGEHGEDLSEQQQEEEEETGAEARKRIAQDFLRKYRDAAKKKEDEDESKGADEDEEGFRDSLVAEKLIKDQQEESGRVRRAIASRVQVPETSGTDAGFRVLVKHRHSVTAVALSEDDTKGFSASKDGSIMQWDVSTGKFEKYRWPSDPVLKSHGLKDPQSKAKKQSKHVLALAASSDGRYLATGGLDRHVHIWDTRTREHVQAFPGHRGPVSCLAFRQGTSELFSGSFDRTIKIWNVEDRTYMNTLFGHQSEVISIDCLRKERVLTAGRDHTMQMFKVHEESRLIFRAPASSLECCCFINDDEFLSGSDDGSIEFWRAVKKKPTYIVKNAHALPTESTETEQIDGGRMPSENGHHHPETQHPSSVFSWVSAVTVCRNSDLAASGAGNGSVRLWAIESETNNIKFCHNVPLVGFVNSLTIAKSAKFLIAGVGQEPRLGRWGRIPEARNGVSILPLKIS